One genomic window of Verrucomicrobiota bacterium includes the following:
- a CDS encoding carboxypeptidase M32: MVVNMGANESYQNLLERTRRVALLNSTSSLLSWDQETYMPEQAVQYRSEQLAFLSGQSHRLFTAAEVDGWLKDCEDHDFETEGKEAVNVREWRRSYDRATKLPSVLVEDISKTTALGRSVWVQARKNKKFSEFKDTLQKIVQLNLQCAEHWGYEDSPYDALLEEYEAGARSSELQKLFAELGPRQSEIVKELTEKSQKIPEDLLYGDYPVEKQQAFNRRVAEAFGFDFEQGRIDQTTHPFCTELGPRDCRLTTRYNIKDFTQSLYGVLHEAGHGLYEQGLPEEDFGTPCGDAVSLGIHESQSRLWENKVGRAKEFWEYWHPIACEYFPGLAKLSASQITAAVNRVQPSFIRVEADDVTYDLHILLRFKIELEVMEGRLKVEDIPAFWNERFNELFGLDVPDDSEGCLQDIHWSLGSFGYFPTYSLGNLNAAQLYHKALDQNPNILTEVQGGNYRALLKWLQENIHQSGKRLLAPELMEKATGVKLSIEPHLKDLRAKAELIS; encoded by the coding sequence ATGGTGGTGAATATGGGTGCTAATGAGTCTTACCAAAACCTCTTAGAGCGAACCAGGCGAGTCGCTCTGCTTAACTCCACTTCTAGTCTTCTGAGCTGGGATCAAGAAACCTACATGCCAGAGCAGGCAGTCCAGTATCGCTCCGAGCAACTGGCTTTTTTATCCGGCCAATCGCATAGGCTATTCACAGCGGCAGAAGTTGATGGTTGGTTAAAAGACTGTGAGGATCATGATTTTGAAACGGAAGGTAAAGAAGCAGTTAATGTTCGAGAATGGCGTAGATCATATGATCGGGCGACTAAGTTGCCGTCAGTTCTTGTAGAGGATATCAGCAAAACGACTGCTCTGGGGCGTTCGGTCTGGGTGCAAGCACGCAAGAACAAGAAATTTTCTGAGTTTAAGGACACGCTCCAAAAAATTGTTCAACTTAATCTCCAGTGTGCGGAGCACTGGGGCTATGAGGATTCTCCCTATGATGCGCTTCTAGAGGAGTATGAGGCAGGTGCACGTTCCTCCGAATTACAGAAACTATTTGCTGAGCTTGGTCCCAGGCAGTCGGAAATAGTTAAAGAGCTGACAGAGAAAAGCCAAAAGATTCCAGAGGATTTGCTTTATGGAGATTACCCAGTAGAAAAACAGCAAGCATTTAACAGGCGAGTAGCAGAGGCATTTGGTTTTGATTTCGAGCAAGGCAGAATTGATCAAACCACTCATCCCTTTTGCACAGAATTGGGGCCAAGGGATTGTCGCTTGACTACGCGGTACAATATTAAAGATTTTACGCAATCGCTATATGGTGTTTTGCATGAAGCTGGGCATGGGTTGTATGAGCAAGGTTTACCTGAGGAGGATTTTGGAACGCCTTGCGGGGATGCTGTGTCTCTGGGAATCCATGAATCTCAATCTCGGCTTTGGGAAAACAAGGTAGGTCGTGCCAAAGAATTTTGGGAATACTGGCATCCTATTGCTTGTGAATATTTTCCGGGCTTAGCTAAACTCTCGGCAAGTCAGATTACAGCAGCAGTAAATCGTGTTCAGCCCTCGTTTATTCGAGTGGAAGCTGATGATGTGACCTATGATTTGCATATTTTGCTACGTTTTAAAATTGAACTAGAGGTAATGGAAGGAAGGTTGAAGGTAGAGGATATACCTGCTTTTTGGAATGAAAGATTTAATGAGCTATTTGGCTTAGATGTGCCGGATGATTCAGAGGGTTGCCTACAAGACATTCACTGGTCATTGGGTAGTTTTGGCTACTTCCCAACCTACTCACTAGGCAACTTAAATGCGGCACAGCTCTATCACAAAGCACTGGATCAAAATCCGAATATTTTGACCGAAGTACAAGGCGGCAATTACCGGGCCCTTCTCAAGTGGCTGCAAGAAAATATCCATCAGTCTGGTAAAAGACTTCTAGCACCCGAACTTATGGAAAAGGCAACGGGCGTCAAACTCTCAATCGAGCCTCACTTAAAGGATCTAAGGGCCAAGGCAGAGCTTATTTCCTAA
- a CDS encoding thioredoxin family protein, producing the protein MKFLLSACIAVIMASTGIAGEGWLTDYEKALAQAKNEDKKLLMDFTGSDWCGWCIRLDKEVFSKDEFKKYAAENLVLLEVDFPNKKKQSAEQKKANDALAKKYGIRGFPTIIVLDGKEKKLGQLGYMEGGPKAFINALKKL; encoded by the coding sequence ATGAAATTTCTATTATCAGCATGTATAGCTGTAATAATGGCTTCCACAGGGATAGCCGGAGAAGGATGGCTCACTGATTATGAGAAGGCGCTTGCGCAAGCTAAAAACGAAGATAAGAAGCTTCTGATGGATTTCACCGGATCTGACTGGTGTGGATGGTGCATCAGGCTGGATAAAGAAGTATTTTCAAAAGATGAATTCAAAAAGTATGCCGCAGAAAATTTGGTTTTACTAGAAGTCGACTTCCCTAATAAAAAGAAGCAATCTGCCGAGCAAAAGAAGGCGAATGACGCTTTAGCCAAAAAATATGGCATCCGTGGTTTCCCTACCATTATTGTTCTCGACGGCAAAGAAAAGAAACTGGGGCAGTTAGGCTATATGGAAGGCGGGCCCAAGGCCTTCATTAATGCACTCAAGAAACTGTAG
- the dnaX gene encoding DNA polymerase III subunit gamma/tau — protein MDAATAFPDNLKKEIPFAGVDVMFFAVSYQVLARKYRPQSFDEVVGQQHVIRTLKNAIATGRIPHAFLFVGPRGIGKTSTARILAKALNCQNGPQSDFDPQDEVCLEIAEGRCMDVLEIDGASNNGVEQVRDLRDNVQYAPTRGKFKLYVIDEVHMLSTAAFNALLKTLEEPPAHVKFIFATTEVHKLPATILSRCQRFDLKRISAEDIAGHLRYICEQEGITIESSALKVLARNAEGGLRDAESALEQLISFCGKEIKESDVLEVFGLSGPSEVWELAKNVLAADSASALIQVRRLAATGKDTERLTKELLYYFRNFLLFLLTPQEAEAQLDVTEFEHYQGVSTKPSQELLLAYIDELMTLEEKLRFVLVKDVAFEMAILRLAQQKQKISLEEVIRHITSGSPNKELSTKAVAPPSVPQPPPSSQAEVTPQVLTSGKKETAHILPASAPKAETVLHKVSERMIKKDISFRRYLETCTYKEYEEPNYVVRMTSGKMLYDAFLKSPKFKSIEKAIEQELGVGTKLVIDFIERQEEISEVAEQAVPSDARSAPREAPSVTKEEFLNDPLIKQAMEAFDARIVEVRNSS, from the coding sequence TTGGATGCGGCCACTGCATTCCCTGATAATTTAAAAAAAGAAATTCCCTTTGCTGGGGTGGACGTTATGTTTTTTGCTGTGAGTTATCAAGTCCTGGCTAGAAAATACCGCCCCCAAAGCTTTGATGAGGTTGTTGGGCAGCAGCATGTCATTCGGACTTTGAAAAATGCCATTGCAACTGGACGTATTCCGCATGCCTTTTTATTTGTAGGCCCGAGGGGAATTGGTAAAACTTCGACAGCTAGAATTCTGGCAAAGGCGCTTAATTGCCAGAATGGTCCTCAATCTGACTTTGATCCTCAAGATGAGGTTTGTCTGGAGATAGCAGAAGGACGTTGCATGGACGTCTTAGAAATTGACGGAGCTTCCAACAATGGAGTGGAGCAGGTGCGTGATTTACGAGACAATGTCCAATATGCACCGACACGAGGTAAATTTAAACTCTATGTCATCGACGAAGTTCACATGCTTTCTACTGCTGCGTTTAACGCGCTTTTAAAGACATTAGAAGAACCCCCTGCTCATGTTAAATTTATCTTTGCTACCACGGAAGTGCATAAGTTGCCGGCCACTATATTGTCGCGTTGTCAACGGTTCGACCTTAAGCGCATATCTGCTGAGGATATTGCAGGGCATTTGCGCTATATTTGCGAACAAGAGGGAATTACTATTGAATCCTCGGCGCTTAAGGTTTTGGCCCGTAATGCTGAAGGTGGACTAAGAGATGCGGAATCGGCACTGGAGCAGCTCATTAGTTTCTGCGGTAAAGAAATTAAGGAGAGTGATGTTCTAGAAGTTTTTGGTCTAAGTGGGCCGTCTGAAGTATGGGAGCTAGCCAAAAATGTATTAGCTGCAGATTCTGCTTCTGCGTTAATACAGGTGCGTAGACTCGCTGCAACGGGCAAAGATACCGAGAGGCTTACTAAAGAGCTGCTATACTATTTCCGGAACTTTCTACTTTTCCTTCTAACTCCCCAGGAAGCGGAAGCTCAGCTAGATGTCACTGAGTTCGAGCATTACCAAGGTGTGAGCACTAAGCCAAGCCAAGAGCTTCTTTTGGCTTATATAGATGAATTAATGACGTTGGAGGAAAAACTTCGCTTTGTATTAGTTAAGGATGTGGCATTTGAGATGGCTATCTTGCGTTTGGCCCAGCAAAAACAGAAAATATCTTTGGAGGAAGTTATTCGTCATATTACAAGCGGAAGCCCGAATAAGGAGCTATCTACTAAAGCAGTAGCGCCTCCATCCGTGCCTCAACCTCCACCGAGCAGTCAAGCCGAAGTGACTCCTCAAGTCTTAACTTCTGGGAAGAAGGAAACGGCTCACATACTACCCGCAAGTGCCCCTAAAGCAGAAACGGTGCTGCATAAAGTGTCTGAACGGATGATCAAGAAAGATATTTCTTTCAGGCGCTATTTGGAAACCTGCACTTATAAGGAGTATGAGGAACCCAATTATGTAGTGAGGATGACCTCTGGGAAGATGCTTTACGACGCATTTCTTAAATCCCCCAAATTTAAGTCGATCGAAAAAGCGATTGAGCAAGAACTCGGTGTCGGCACTAAGTTAGTGATTGATTTTATAGAGCGCCAAGAGGAAATTTCAGAAGTAGCGGAGCAAGCAGTGCCTAGCGATGCGAGGTCTGCACCCAGAGAAGCTCCATCGGTGACAAAAGAAGAGTTCCTTAATGATCCTTTGATTAAGCAAGCCATGGAAGCCTTTGATGCACGCATAGTAGAAGTGCGAAATTCATCTTAG
- a CDS encoding YbaB/EbfC family nucleoid-associated protein, producing MNPMKLMKQAQKMQAEAQKMENELANKRFEASAGGGAIKVVVDGKSHLRDVVIDPEILKEGDAEMLQDFILTAYRESSEMAVKDQEAQMKKLTAGMQLPPGMGF from the coding sequence ATGAACCCTATGAAACTAATGAAGCAAGCTCAAAAAATGCAGGCTGAGGCCCAGAAGATGGAAAATGAGCTCGCAAATAAACGATTTGAAGCTAGTGCTGGAGGAGGTGCCATAAAAGTCGTTGTAGATGGAAAAAGCCATTTACGTGATGTAGTAATTGATCCTGAAATATTAAAGGAAGGTGATGCGGAGATGCTTCAGGATTTCATTCTTACAGCTTATAGAGAATCCTCTGAAATGGCTGTAAAAGATCAAGAGGCTCAGATGAAGAAGCTTACTGCGGGCATGCAATTGCCTCCTGGGATGGGCTTCTAG
- the recR gene encoding recombination mediator RecR, with translation MDYPLSIKQLVGALRALPSIGPRSAERLALFLIQEDPHIGREISRTILEALEKIQRCPECGFFTEAGICEICRDEKRNGRLICLVESATDVLAFERSKSFDGKYHVLGGVLSPLDGIGPDELKIPKFLSRVERDSVKEVIIGLNTDVKGETTSIYIADKLKKMDVKVTRLATGLSVGGSLEFANALTLAHALQDRKAI, from the coding sequence GTGGATTATCCTCTTTCCATAAAACAGTTGGTAGGTGCTCTGCGAGCATTGCCTTCCATAGGCCCTAGAAGTGCGGAGCGCCTAGCCTTATTTCTGATCCAAGAAGATCCACATATCGGACGTGAAATTAGTCGGACGATTCTTGAGGCCTTAGAAAAAATACAGCGCTGCCCCGAGTGCGGCTTTTTTACTGAAGCGGGAATATGTGAAATTTGTCGAGATGAGAAACGGAATGGGAGATTAATTTGTTTGGTAGAAAGTGCTACAGATGTGCTGGCATTCGAGCGAAGTAAAAGTTTTGATGGTAAGTATCATGTCTTGGGTGGTGTACTTTCACCGCTTGACGGCATAGGTCCCGATGAGTTGAAAATTCCCAAGTTCTTAAGCAGAGTAGAGCGAGACTCTGTAAAGGAAGTCATTATTGGTTTGAACACGGATGTTAAGGGAGAAACGACTTCAATCTACATAGCAGATAAGCTTAAGAAGATGGATGTTAAAGTTACGCGCCTAGCCACGGGGCTAAGTGTTGGAGGATCGCTAGAGTTTGCAAATGCTCTAACGCTTGCACATGCGCTGCAGGATCGAAAAGCGATATGA
- a CDS encoding HAD-IA family hydrolase, with protein sequence MKISTIIFDIGRTLLHFDFSVTLKKVSENSDLSLEQIEEVAFGINEAIHKERVGIIDQYELGQISSEEFFSSMKEMFHFHGSLEDLEGYWCDIFTPLEDHIQYARQLAQYYPMAVLSNTSEAHIQHFERDYEFFSIFRQRFYSCRMSLAKPDAKIYEQTIAEMGADRFETLLIDDREENVLGAMQQGWQTIHLRPEVDLKLALQSYELTGI encoded by the coding sequence ATGAAGATTTCAACGATTATTTTTGATATAGGGCGAACTTTGCTTCACTTTGATTTTTCTGTCACACTTAAAAAGGTTTCTGAGAACTCAGATTTATCACTGGAGCAGATTGAAGAGGTTGCCTTTGGGATTAATGAAGCAATTCACAAAGAAAGGGTGGGTATTATAGATCAATATGAATTAGGGCAAATATCTTCGGAAGAATTCTTTAGTTCCATGAAGGAGATGTTTCATTTTCATGGCTCCTTGGAAGATTTGGAAGGTTATTGGTGTGATATTTTTACGCCGCTTGAGGATCATATTCAATATGCGAGGCAACTAGCTCAATATTACCCTATGGCGGTTCTCTCTAATACCTCGGAGGCGCATATTCAACATTTCGAACGAGATTATGAATTCTTTTCCATTTTTCGGCAGCGCTTTTATTCATGCCGAATGAGCTTAGCAAAACCTGATGCTAAAATTTATGAGCAAACCATTGCTGAAATGGGTGCAGATCGGTTTGAAACACTATTGATTGATGATCGAGAGGAGAATGTTTTAGGAGCAATGCAGCAGGGATGGCAAACTATTCACCTCAGACCAGAAGTAGATCTTAAGCTTGCATTGCAAAGCTATGAGCTTACAGGGATTTAG
- a CDS encoding Hsp33 family molecular chaperone HslO, giving the protein MGEDKASEDRGLEVRTYFVRKRNALLARANFEKLYVDYYLHLADNSLRYEAKHDQIFKEALAAMCLHSASRPQIEVSAWTLNFQDPLINIFVTGDNQQNLVIGQIFTKDVKPGKENLFYSEVVRGDNAVQRSVTAFEGQLPFRAAEHFYYQSEQRHARFFEYDDEDFVLISAQPDCDTEWLMGLDKEAIRVLDQNEELSLLEKRYFRWFCGCNQDNMMKLLVPTMKANPESLFEGEETIHIHCPRCGAKFTISREMLEAFMAEKDSD; this is encoded by the coding sequence ATGGGAGAGGATAAGGCAAGTGAAGACCGCGGGCTTGAAGTTCGAACCTACTTTGTCCGAAAACGTAATGCGCTCCTAGCCCGCGCAAATTTTGAAAAGCTCTACGTAGATTATTATCTTCACCTTGCCGATAACAGCCTGCGCTATGAAGCAAAACACGACCAGATATTCAAGGAAGCTTTAGCAGCTATGTGTTTGCATTCGGCATCCCGACCTCAGATAGAGGTCTCTGCTTGGACTCTCAATTTCCAAGATCCTTTAATCAATATTTTTGTCACAGGTGACAATCAGCAAAATCTCGTTATCGGTCAGATATTCACTAAAGACGTAAAGCCAGGCAAAGAAAATCTTTTCTACTCTGAAGTAGTTAGAGGAGACAATGCAGTGCAACGCAGCGTAACAGCATTTGAGGGGCAATTGCCTTTCAGAGCAGCAGAACACTTTTATTATCAAAGCGAACAGCGACACGCTCGTTTCTTTGAATATGATGATGAAGATTTCGTCCTCATTTCCGCTCAACCTGACTGTGATACAGAGTGGCTAATGGGCTTGGACAAGGAAGCAATCCGAGTGTTAGACCAAAATGAAGAGCTTAGTTTGTTGGAAAAACGCTATTTTAGGTGGTTCTGCGGCTGTAACCAAGACAATATGATGAAGTTACTTGTTCCAACTATGAAAGCGAACCCAGAATCTTTATTTGAAGGGGAAGAAACAATCCATATTCACTGCCCGCGATGCGGTGCTAAGTTTACGATTTCACGTGAAATGTTAGAGGCCTTCATGGCGGAAAAAGACTCAGATTAA